One window of the Eucalyptus grandis isolate ANBG69807.140 chromosome 8, ASM1654582v1, whole genome shotgun sequence genome contains the following:
- the LOC108957177 gene encoding uncharacterized protein LOC108957177 isoform X2: MLGSHMVTMKSLSLILSCKTAKFLRTKIGGVEDEMLDEEEEDEDKKAVWGRSKRRYYNANEATSSDEEIPAEEEAEVLRLQREKEKSSSMEDFGLDDISPDEATVEPTLGEITVGGKGKFESGVREGTGDDIVTAFEEFCSRIGEAAV; encoded by the exons ATGCTGGGTAGTCATATGGTGACAATGAAGAGCCTGTCTTTGATTTTAAG TTGCAAGACAGCAAAGTTTCTGCGCACGAAAATTGGCGGGGTGGAAGACGAAATGCttgatgaggaggaagaagatgaagacaagAAGGCCGTTTGGGGCAGAAGTAAGAGAAGGTACTATAATGCCAATGAG GCAACCTCTAGCGATGAGGAAATTCCAGCAGAGGAAGAGGCAGAGGTGTTAAGATTacagagggagaaagaaaaatcatcatCAATGGAGGACTTTGGGCTTGATGATATTAGTCCTGATGAGGCCACTGTGGAACCAACTTTAGGG GAAATTACGGTTGGAGGAAAAGGTAAATTTGAATCCGGTGTACGCGAAGGCACTGGAGATGATATTGTGACAGCTTTTGAGGAG TTCTGCTCCAGAATTGGTGAGGCTGCTGTCTGA
- the LOC108957177 gene encoding uncharacterized protein LOC108957177 isoform X1, with the protein MLGSHMVTMKSLSLILSCKTAKFLRTKIGGVEDEMLDEEEEDEDKKAVWGRSKRRYYNANEATSSDEEIPAEEEAEVLRLQREKEKSSSMEDFGLDDISPDEATVEPTLGEITVGGKGKFESGVREGTGDDIVTAFEEVQKDLNALSKEEQMDVVYRDFLS; encoded by the exons ATGCTGGGTAGTCATATGGTGACAATGAAGAGCCTGTCTTTGATTTTAAG TTGCAAGACAGCAAAGTTTCTGCGCACGAAAATTGGCGGGGTGGAAGACGAAATGCttgatgaggaggaagaagatgaagacaagAAGGCCGTTTGGGGCAGAAGTAAGAGAAGGTACTATAATGCCAATGAG GCAACCTCTAGCGATGAGGAAATTCCAGCAGAGGAAGAGGCAGAGGTGTTAAGATTacagagggagaaagaaaaatcatcatCAATGGAGGACTTTGGGCTTGATGATATTAGTCCTGATGAGGCCACTGTGGAACCAACTTTAGGG GAAATTACGGTTGGAGGAAAAGGTAAATTTGAATCCGGTGTACGCGAAGGCACTGGAGATGATATTGTGACAGCTTTTGAGGAGGTACAAAAAGATTTGAATGCACTGTCAAAGGAGGAGCAAATGGATGTTGTATATAGGGATTTCCTCTCTTAA
- the LOC108957177 gene encoding uncharacterized protein LOC108957177 isoform X3, with the protein MLDEEEEDEDKKAVWGRSKRRYYNANEATSSDEEIPAEEEAEVLRLQREKEKSSSMEDFGLDDISPDEATVEPTLGEITVGGKGKFESGVREGTGDDIVTAFEEVQKDLNALSKEEQMDVVYRDFLS; encoded by the exons ATGCttgatgaggaggaagaagatgaagacaagAAGGCCGTTTGGGGCAGAAGTAAGAGAAGGTACTATAATGCCAATGAG GCAACCTCTAGCGATGAGGAAATTCCAGCAGAGGAAGAGGCAGAGGTGTTAAGATTacagagggagaaagaaaaatcatcatCAATGGAGGACTTTGGGCTTGATGATATTAGTCCTGATGAGGCCACTGTGGAACCAACTTTAGGG GAAATTACGGTTGGAGGAAAAGGTAAATTTGAATCCGGTGTACGCGAAGGCACTGGAGATGATATTGTGACAGCTTTTGAGGAGGTACAAAAAGATTTGAATGCACTGTCAAAGGAGGAGCAAATGGATGTTGTATATAGGGATTTCCTCTCTTAA